One segment of Clavelina lepadiformis chromosome 2, kaClaLepa1.1, whole genome shotgun sequence DNA contains the following:
- the LOC143444966 gene encoding uncharacterized protein LOC143444966 — translation MSSTINAFKPSRLEIDVNTDTAAKSWKHWKKTFENYTIEHEAQVNSTAFNKLRLLTNFVSAEIFEFIEDCTTYEAAVEILQDLFVKKPNEIFARHLLATRKQQNGESLQEFMQALQILSKNCQCKDISGEQYRKELCRDALINGILSPIIRQRLLENSTLDLKTAFDQANALDTAHRNSLAYNLTTTIAAAETCEPLVTIPKENSETSATNMVHSQNFVATSNRKKCYFCGYNYHERKYCPARNSSCNKCGKLGHFMKVCKSKTGHQVSATLTPDLRVCALCPYSLSAATLSVCINGRKLCALVDSGSSDNYISNKTIQSLCLDVSPTQQTVSMAQSKLSCTISGFCVADVAINNQTYTAVTFGVMDHLCADIILGQTFQKQHKRLVIEYDGCLEDFVISKSSSCALPAALVPTETLFPNLPRNCKPIAVKSRQYNEADRNFIAGEIKKLLEDDIIETSRSPWRAQIVVVRTGEKTRMCIDYSQTINLYTELDAYPFPRIDAMVNQLAEYSTYSRYDLKSAYHQIPILSSDRKYTAFEANGRLWQYKRIPFGVTNGGMNFQRAINRIIEEENLKDVYAYQDDVTVCGRNQDEHDLNVKKFLKAFKRRNLSFNETKTVKSAPHINVLGYRVQHKLIQPDPERLKPLQEFPPPQNKKGLQRVLGMLAYYAKWIPKFSDKVKPLATADSFPLNDEACQAFSNLKGELMNASLQSIDETLPFVVECDASDVAVSATLNQGGRPVAFLSRMLHGAELLYPAVEKEATAIIEATRKWRDLLLRRHFELITDQRSVAFMLDNRRRTKIKNNKIQTWRMELASLSYTIHYRPGKLNVGADSFTRAYSASVNQNCQINDIHDMLCHPGVTRLLHFVRTKNLPFSTEEVRKACLNCRVCQECKPQFYKMPQMNLIKATKPMERVSIDFKGPLPSKDRGSSFLSKELQSYLHGLGIATSSCTPYHPTGNAQVERYNGIIWKAVTLALKSRGMNVSEWEQVLPGALHSIRSLLCTSTNATPHERFFAFNRRSENGTALPSWLVGPGKVFLRRFVRSSKHEPLVDEVDLVNTNPTYARVRYQDGRESTVSLKDLAPCRPQEIEKEQPVTATPQIQDTQNISNKPEQSAEVPLTSAEQMAIEPAEAEIRRSARSNKGVPPIRYVAEP, via the exons ATGTCGTCTACAATAAATGCTTTCAAGCCTTCTCGACTAGAAATCGATGTGAACACGGACACTGCTGCAAAATCTTGGAAACATTGGAAAAAGACATTTGAGAACTATACCATAGAACACGAAGCGCAAGTGAACAGCACGGCATTTAACAAACTACGTTTATTGACCAATTTTGTTTCTGCAGAAATTTTTGAGTTCATAGAAGACTGCACTACGTATGAAGCAGCTGTCGAAATTCTTCAAGacttgtttgtcaaaaaacCAAACGAGATTTTCGCTCGCCATTTATTGGCGACCCGCAAACAACAAAACGGCGAATCTTTACAAGAGTTCATGCAAGCTCTACAAATCTTAAGCAAAAACTGTCAGTGTAAGGACATTTCTGGTGAACAATATCGAAAAGAACTATGTAGAGACGCCCTCATAAATGGAATTTTATCACCCATTATACGACAACGTTTACTGGAAAACAGTACTCTTGACCTCAAAACAGCATTCGACCAAGCAAATGCCCTGGATACGGCTCATCGGAACTCGCTGGCTTATAATCTAACTACAACGATTGCTGCTGCGGAAACGTGCGAACCCCTGGTGACGATCCCCAAAGAAAATTCAGAAACTTCAGCCACTAACATGGTGCACTCTCAGAATTTTGTTGCAACGTCGAATCGGAAGAAGTGCTACTTCTGCGGTTACAACTACCACGAGAGAAAATATTGTCCCGCCCGGAATTCATCATGCAACAAGTGTGGTAAGCTTGGACACTTTATGAAAGTTTGTAAATCTAAAACAGGCCATCAAGTTTCTGCAACTTTAACGCCAGATCTACGGGTATGTGCATTGTGTCCTTACAGCTTATCCGCTGCAACGTTATCAGTTTGCATAAACGGAAGAAAATTATGTGCACTGGTGGACTCTGGGAGCTCTGACAATTACATAAGTAACAAAACTATACAGTCGCTATGCCTTGACGTTTCGCCAACGCAGCAAACAGTATCAATGGCGCAATCGAAGTTATCCTGTACGATAAGCGGCTTCTGCGTTGCTGATGTTGCAATTAACAATCAAACGTACACTGCTGTAACCTTTGGTGTCATGGATCATCTCTGTGCGGATATTATACTTGgccaaacttttcaaaagcAACATAAACGGCTTGTAATTGAGTATGACGGCTGTCTTGAAGATTTTGTTATATCTAAATCTTCTTCTTGTGCACTCCCTGCTGCATTAGTGCCAACCGAAACGCTATTTCCAAACTTACCTCGGAATTGTAAGCCAATCGCTGTGAAATCTCGGCAATACAACGAAGCAGACAGAAACTTCATTGCCGGCGAAATCAAGAAATTGCTCGAAGATGACATTATCGAAACCAGCCGTTCACCCTGGCGTGCCCAAATTGTTGTTGTACGAACTGGAGAGAAAACACGTATGTGCATTGATTACTCGCAGACGATCAATTTGTATACAGAATTAGACGCATATCCTTTTCCCAGAATAGATGCGATGGTAAATCAACTTGCAGAGTATAGCACTTACTCTCGATATGACTTGAAATCTGCTTACCATCAAATTCCTATTCTCTCTTCAGACCGTAAATACACTGCATTTGAAGCAAACGGTAGATTGTGGCAGTACAAACGCATCCCATTCGGAGTCACGAACGGTGGCATGAATTTTCAACGTGCTATTAACCGCATCATTGAAGAGGAAAACTTAAAAGACGTTTATGCTTATCAAGATGACGTAACAGTTTGTGGCCGAAATCAAGATGAACACGATCTCAACGTAAAAAAGTTTCTAAAGGCCTTCAAGCGTCGAAACTTATCGTTTAATGAAACCAAAACCGTCAAGTCTGCTCCTCACATCAACGTTTTAGGGTACAGAGTCCAGCATAAACTTATTCAGCCAGACCCAGAACGGTTAAAACCCCTTCAAGAGTTTCCTCCtcctcaaaacaaaaaaggattACAACGAGTCTTGGGAATGCTGGCATATTACGCAAAGTGGATTCCAAAATTTTCCGACAAGGTGAAACCACTAGCAACAGCTGACTCCTTTCCCTTAAACGACGAGGCTTGTCAAGCATTCAGCAATCTTAAAGGCGAGTTAATGAATGCATCCCTTCAGTCAATTGATGAAACATTGCCGTTTGTAGTAGAATGTGATGCATCTGATGTCGCCGTCTCTGCCACCTTGAATCAAGGTGGTCGCCCCGTTGCTTTCCTCTCTCGAATGCTCCATGGGGCGGAATTATTGTATCCTGCAGTAGAGAAAGAGGCGACTGCAATTATCGAAGCCACCAGAAAATGGAGAGATCTCCTCCTTCGTCGACACTTCGAGCTCATAACAGATCAACGATCAGTGGCGTTCATGCTGGACAATCGCCGccgaacaaaaattaaaaacaacaaaattcaaacctGGAGAATGGAACTTGCGTCCTTAAGTTATACCATTCACTACCGACCAGGTAAGCTAAACGTCGGCGCTGATTCCTTCACCAGAGCGTACAGTGCATCCGTGAATCAAAATTGTCAAATCAATGACATTCATGACATGCTGTGTCACCCAGGTGTAACAAGATTACTGCACTTCGTTCGAACAAAAAACCTGCCTTTTTCCACTGAAGAAGTTCGCAAAGCGTGCTTGAACTGCCGTGTCTGTCAAGAATGTAAACCccagttttataaaatgcCTCAAATGAACCTTATCAAAGCAACAAAGCCTATGGAACGTGTTAGTATCGATTTCAAAGGACCTCTACCATCTAAAG ACCGAGGTTCATCATTCTTGTCAAAGGAACTACAATCCTATCTGCATGGCCTCGGTATAGCAACGAGCAGCTGTACTCCATACCATCCCACTGGAAATGCTCAAGTTGAACGGTACAACGGTATCATATGGAAAGCCGTAACACTCGCCCTGAAGTCAAGGGGGATGAATGTTTCTGAATGGGAACAAGTGCTTCCCGGTGCATTACACTCGATCCGTTCGCTCCTATGCACCTCAACTAATGCTACACCGCACGAAAGATTTTTCGCCTTTAACCGACGATCGGAAAACGGCACGGCTCTGCCGTCGTGGCTGGTGGGTCCAGGCAAAGTATTCCTTCGTCGATTCGTCCGCTCAAGCAAACATGAGCCTTTAGTCGATGAAGTTGATTTGGTCAACACAAATCCAACGTACGCACGTGTCCGATATCAGGATGGAAGGGAATCAACGGTCTCGTTGAAGGATCTAGCCCCTTGTCGACCGCAGGAGATTGAAAAAGAACAACCTGTCACTGCTACACCGCAAATCCAAGATACTCAGAACATTTCTAACAAACCTGAACAATCCGCTGAAGTGCCCTTAACTTCAGCTGAGCAAATGGCAATCGAACCGGCAGAAGCGGAGATTCGTCGGTCGGCCCGCAGCAATAAGGGAGTGCCTCCAATCAGATATGTTGCCGAACCATAG
- the LOC143447486 gene encoding uncharacterized protein LOC143447486 has protein sequence MVNKIDDYLWNKELSLAKDLKKCCNEKGIKESAKTLHQLGLVYKERSEEYEWRFTFAMAVLTLIENAPSRITALIRNALPAILTSIRFALIRSAALMNAAIVREPLNVDVIKNDLDKLHRYVLKLAKVQRDQFDVDAYVDEVVREKVKSLREETKLALDKLKHIPDDVSSERAHELEMDKINRVKTLQDNIAAKYTDIMKSVSEKCIQIMGKPPCRYCVAGMGSLARKEITAYSDFEHVILLDDELLQNHGENSDQYQSALEYFRWFSILFHVIIIRLGETILPAVSVPSLNNNQIKEHNWFYDAHTPSGISFDGMVLHACKFPLGRQEKTKNKPWTTELIKPVTKMVKYLDADVDLKNGYHLGDILTKTSFVSGFKSVYDKFSQQVTDQMQSLLMPRQHQLILKQLEEDLNNFDVGKLLMTFNLASFNIKRVVYRSSTLFIAYLGRLNSIYKSPCSCYDVIDKLTEKQKFNSETAHKLAYSISIACEVRLKIYCLKRKQDDISLKSLYYNTIDSFIPDLVAAVGEKSIIDYFKITWSLQTMIRRNNYNLVEIDTDTTIMILYHMGMYEKIVEEWNHNKDVSFMSEILVVEALSFTSRHEAAISLGKSLLIQPLPVSVTILVLFLITNCLVTLGRRDDGVCKRLKNILDSLSPNDLNDVDGWHGQEAYGRYLLYIDNDHEKALVEFSKLHDSLSKTAQTIDGDDMKKEHFSKDFLSRNLHHIACCLHLNGNNEQAIKKLNEAFKIFKQFVSMDVQSLQEANLLLGVCYYAEKLYKNASMVFMGALFRHKKNPCQWIEQRLPKVNMAVECCKAMLNEQDALLLFSTDAGYRQFAEDFCDYRMFF, from the coding sequence ATGGTGAACAAAATTGACGATTATCTGTGGAACAAGGAATTGAGTTTAGCTAAAGATTTAAAGAAATGTTGCAACGAGAAAGGTATAAAAGAATCAGCTAAAACTCTTCATCAACTAGGTTTAGTTTACAAAGAAAGAAGTGAGGAATATGAATGGAGGTTTACTTTTGCCATGGCTGTGTTAACTCTGATAGAAAACGCGCCGTCACGAATCACTGCTCTCATACGTAACGCGCTTCCAGCAATATTAACCAGCATACGATTCGCGCTTATTCGAAGCGCTGCTCTCATGAATGCGGCGATTGTGAGGGAACCTTTAAATGTTGACGTAATCAAAAACGATCTTGATAAACTTCATCGTTATGTGCTTAAACTTGCTAAAGTACAACGTGATCAATTTGATGTTGATGCTTATGTCGATGAAGTTGTTCGTGAGAAAGTTAAATCGTTGAGAGAAGAAACGAAGTTGGCTCTGGATAAACTTAAACATATTCCAGATGATGTTTCATCAGAAAGAGCACATGAGTTAGAAATGGACAAAATAAACCGAGTTAAGACACTCCAAGATAATATCGCAGCAAAATACACTGATATTATGAAATCTGTATCAGAGAAGTGTATACAAATCATGGGAAAGCCCCCGTGTCGATACTGTGTAGCTGGAATGGGATCTTTAGCTCGTAAAGAAATTACTGCATATTCAGATTTCGAACACGTTATTTTGCTCGATGATGAATTGTTGCAGAATCACGGTGAAAACAGCGATCAATATCAATCTGCGTTGGAATACTTTCGATGGTTTTCCATTTTATTTCACGTGATTATAATAAGATTAGGAGAAACAATTTTACCAGCAGTGTCTGTTCCATCTTTAAATAACAATCAAATCAAGGAACACAACTGGTTTTATGACGCTCATACACCGAGCGGTATCTCATTTGATGGAATGGTTTTGCATGCTTGTAAATTTCCACTTGGTCGACAGGAAAAGACCAAGAACAAACCATGGACAACTGAACTTATTAAACCTGTGACAAAGATGGTGAAATATTTGGATGCagatgttgatttaaagaacgGATATCACTTGGGagacattttaacaaaaacaagttttgtttctgGTTTCAAATCAGTTTATGATAAATTTTCACAACAAGTAACCGATCAAATGCAATCCTTGTTGATGCCCAGACAACATCAGTTGATATTAAAACAACTTGAAGAAGATCTTAATAACTTTGATGTTGGCAAACTATTGATGACTTTTAATCTCGCATCATTCAACATCAAACGTGTTGTTTATCGAAGTTCAACTTTATTCATTGCTTATCTTGGTCGATTGAACTCGATTTATAAGTCACCATGTtcatgttatgacgtcatagacaaGTTGACAgagaaacaaaagtttaattcagaAACTGCTCATAAATTGGCCTATTCAATATCCATTGCATGTGAAGTGCGactcaaaatttattgtttgaagAGGAAACAAGACGACATATCCCTAAAGTCTTTATATTATAACACGATAGACAGTTTTATACCTGACCTTGTTGCAGCTGTTGGAGAGAAATCAATTattgattatttcaaaataacttgGAGTTTACAAACAATGATTCGTCGAAACAATTACAACCTGGTGGAAATAGATACTGATACCACCATAATGATTTTATACCACATGGGAATGTATGAAAAAATAGTTGAGGAATGGAACCATAATAAAGATGTTAGTTTCATGAGTGAAATCTTGGTTGTTGAAGCTTTAAGTTTCACCTCCAGACATGAAGCTGCAATATCACTTGGCAAATCACTTTTAATTCAACCACTTCCCGTATCTGTAACAATTCTTGTATTATTCTTGATAACTAATTGTCTGGTAACATTAGGTCGCAGAGATGATGGAGTTTGCAAAAGactgaaaaacattttagacAGTTTATCACCAAATGATTTGAATGATGTAGATGGATGGCATGGTCAAGAAGCTTATGGCCGTTACTTACTTTATATTGATAATGATCATGAAAAAGCTTTGGTCGAATTCAGCAAGCTCCATGACTCGTTGTCAAAAACCGCGCAGACCATTGATGGCGATGACATGAAGAAAGAACACTTTTCAAAAGATTTTCTTTCCAGAAACTTGCATCACATTGCATGTTGTTTGCATTTGAATGGAAACAATGAACAAGCAATCAAGAAATTAAATgaagcttttaaaatattcaagCAATTTGTATCGATGGATGTTCAATCACTTCAAGAAGCAAACTTGCTTTTAGGAGTTTGTTATTACGCTGAGAAACTGTATAAGAATGCCTCAATGGTATTCATGGGAGCATTATTCCGTCATAAAAAAAATCCTTGCCAATGGATAGAACAGAGATTACCAAAAGTCAACATGGCAGTGGAGTGTTGTAAGGCAATGTTAAATGAACAAGATGcacttttgttgttttctacTGATGCTGGATACAGACAGTTTGCTGAAGATTTCTGTGATTATCGTATGTTTTTCTAA
- the LOC143447390 gene encoding uncharacterized protein LOC143447390 isoform X1 yields MLLIACLHNLPLYSATLFCGDYKPKPSSPRKTYQTMLGLNFQDISLRFYEISENEDFRRRSWLITLQVPYSKFSTMSKQFVNQGGKYPDIPPRPRSNNNASQDKDELSLWLNANILKLPEGFKQLLQNLSSKVLKERPKNILRFSAAHFNRLLERRDKDKVDLKKQIVNSAAHQKVTEEVIQPVNVDEEEASPAVDPSDRDAAKAATLIQANYRGYKTRQSLTPNKAPTDKEVKYIQIFKEKDPSRKEAIIDALLDTLQDDDSMTVESDDQIKSTESEKGQIKKDSSPTTLVDLQEVTATGFTILASLRIPRPKNSGENQKK; encoded by the exons ATGCTTTTGATAGCTTGTTTACACAACTTACCATTATATTCTGCAACTCTTTTCTGCGGTGATTATAAACCGAAGCCGTCATCTCCGAGGAAAACTTACCAAACGATGCTTGGACTAAACTTTCAGGATATTTCTCTTCGGTTCTATGAAATATCTGAAAATGAAGACTTTCGAAGAAG GAGCTGGCTGATCACCCTACAGGTACCTTACTCGAAATTCAGCACCATGTCCAAGCAATTCGTTAACCAAGGAGGAAAATACCCTGACATACCACCTCGACCACGATCGAACAATAACGCTTC CCAAGATAAGGATGAATTGTCACTATGGTTAAATGCAAACATACTGAAGCTGCCGGAGGGTTTTAAGCAACTTCTTCAAAATCTGTCCAGTAAAGTCCTTAAGGAAAGACCGAAAAATATTCTCCGATTTTCTGCAGCTCACTTCAATCGCTTGTTGGAACGACGCGATA AGGACAAGGTTGACCTCAAGAAGCAAATCGTTAATTCTGCGGCGCACCAAAAAGTAACGGAAGAAGTGATCCAACCCGTCAATGTGGACGAAGAAGAAGCGTCCCCTGCCGTGGACCCAA GCGACCGTGACGCAGCGAAAGCCGCGACCTTAATACAAGCAAATTACCGTGGATACAAGACGAGACAATCACTTACTCCGAACAAAGCACCG ACTGATAAAGAAGTCAAATACATCCAAATTTTCAAGGAAAAAGATCCCAGTAGGAAAGAAGCGATCATAGATGCCTTGCTAGATACACTACAGGACGATGATTCTATGACCGTCGAGTCTGACGATCAAATTAAATCGACTGAGTCCGAGAAAGGCCAGATCAAAAAAGATAGCAGTCCAACCACTCTGGTGGATTTGCAGGAAGTCACAGCCACG GGCTTCACTATCCTTGCGTCACTGCGAATACCTCGTCCGAAAAATTCCGGTGAAAAccaaaagaaatga
- the LOC143447390 gene encoding uncharacterized protein LOC143447390 isoform X2, translating to MLLIACLHNLPLYSATLFCGDYKPKPSSPRKTYQTMLGLNFQDISLRFYEISENEDFRRRSWLITLQVPYSKFSTMSKQFVNQGGKYPDIPPRPRSNNNASQDKDELSLWLNANILKLPEGFKQLLQNLSSKVLKERPKNILRFSAAHFNRLLERRDKDKVDLKKQIVNSAAHQKVTEEVIQPVNVDEEEASPAVDPSDRDAAKAATLIQANYRGYKTRQSLTPNKAPEKDPSRKEAIIDALLDTLQDDDSMTVESDDQIKSTESEKGQIKKDSSPTTLVDLQEVTATGFTILASLRIPRPKNSGENQKK from the exons ATGCTTTTGATAGCTTGTTTACACAACTTACCATTATATTCTGCAACTCTTTTCTGCGGTGATTATAAACCGAAGCCGTCATCTCCGAGGAAAACTTACCAAACGATGCTTGGACTAAACTTTCAGGATATTTCTCTTCGGTTCTATGAAATATCTGAAAATGAAGACTTTCGAAGAAG GAGCTGGCTGATCACCCTACAGGTACCTTACTCGAAATTCAGCACCATGTCCAAGCAATTCGTTAACCAAGGAGGAAAATACCCTGACATACCACCTCGACCACGATCGAACAATAACGCTTC CCAAGATAAGGATGAATTGTCACTATGGTTAAATGCAAACATACTGAAGCTGCCGGAGGGTTTTAAGCAACTTCTTCAAAATCTGTCCAGTAAAGTCCTTAAGGAAAGACCGAAAAATATTCTCCGATTTTCTGCAGCTCACTTCAATCGCTTGTTGGAACGACGCGATA AGGACAAGGTTGACCTCAAGAAGCAAATCGTTAATTCTGCGGCGCACCAAAAAGTAACGGAAGAAGTGATCCAACCCGTCAATGTGGACGAAGAAGAAGCGTCCCCTGCCGTGGACCCAA GCGACCGTGACGCAGCGAAAGCCGCGACCTTAATACAAGCAAATTACCGTGGATACAAGACGAGACAATCACTTACTCCGAACAAAGCACCG GAAAAAGATCCCAGTAGGAAAGAAGCGATCATAGATGCCTTGCTAGATACACTACAGGACGATGATTCTATGACCGTCGAGTCTGACGATCAAATTAAATCGACTGAGTCCGAGAAAGGCCAGATCAAAAAAGATAGCAGTCCAACCACTCTGGTGGATTTGCAGGAAGTCACAGCCACG GGCTTCACTATCCTTGCGTCACTGCGAATACCTCGTCCGAAAAATTCCGGTGAAAAccaaaagaaatga
- the LOC143447390 gene encoding uncharacterized protein LOC143447390 isoform X3, with amino-acid sequence MSKQFVNQGGKYPDIPPRPRSNNNASQDKDELSLWLNANILKLPEGFKQLLQNLSSKVLKERPKNILRFSAAHFNRLLERRDKDKVDLKKQIVNSAAHQKVTEEVIQPVNVDEEEASPAVDPSDRDAAKAATLIQANYRGYKTRQSLTPNKAPTDKEVKYIQIFKEKDPSRKEAIIDALLDTLQDDDSMTVESDDQIKSTESEKGQIKKDSSPTTLVDLQEVTATGFTILASLRIPRPKNSGENQKK; translated from the exons ATGTCCAAGCAATTCGTTAACCAAGGAGGAAAATACCCTGACATACCACCTCGACCACGATCGAACAATAACGCTTC CCAAGATAAGGATGAATTGTCACTATGGTTAAATGCAAACATACTGAAGCTGCCGGAGGGTTTTAAGCAACTTCTTCAAAATCTGTCCAGTAAAGTCCTTAAGGAAAGACCGAAAAATATTCTCCGATTTTCTGCAGCTCACTTCAATCGCTTGTTGGAACGACGCGATA AGGACAAGGTTGACCTCAAGAAGCAAATCGTTAATTCTGCGGCGCACCAAAAAGTAACGGAAGAAGTGATCCAACCCGTCAATGTGGACGAAGAAGAAGCGTCCCCTGCCGTGGACCCAA GCGACCGTGACGCAGCGAAAGCCGCGACCTTAATACAAGCAAATTACCGTGGATACAAGACGAGACAATCACTTACTCCGAACAAAGCACCG ACTGATAAAGAAGTCAAATACATCCAAATTTTCAAGGAAAAAGATCCCAGTAGGAAAGAAGCGATCATAGATGCCTTGCTAGATACACTACAGGACGATGATTCTATGACCGTCGAGTCTGACGATCAAATTAAATCGACTGAGTCCGAGAAAGGCCAGATCAAAAAAGATAGCAGTCCAACCACTCTGGTGGATTTGCAGGAAGTCACAGCCACG GGCTTCACTATCCTTGCGTCACTGCGAATACCTCGTCCGAAAAATTCCGGTGAAAAccaaaagaaatga
- the LOC143447391 gene encoding uncharacterized protein LOC143447391, with protein MALSRRRLTSCAAAKTSISLGHYQGPNYSTYHEGFVLGWPAAHKVKATRFEHNPVAENRREIS; from the exons atggcTTTAAGTCGTCGAAGACTGACTTCCTGTGCTGCTGCCAAAACGAGTATTTCTCTGGGTCATTATCAG GGGCCTAACTACTCAACGTACCATGAAGGTTTTGTGTTAGGCTGGCCAGCTGCACATAAAGTCAAAGCAACAAGATTCGAACATAATCCAGTTGCAGAG AACCGAAGAGAAATATCCTGA